One window of the Archangium primigenium genome contains the following:
- a CDS encoding alpha/beta hydrolase translates to MNRVLGLARRVVLRILVSLVFVYVSLCVLVFLNQRHLVFPVPPGAREPKLFQSALLRLPGPEGSTVYAFHMPGPPGAPTVVHFHGNGEQLSDEIWLGQRYQEAGLGFYAVEYPGYGLAKGGEGPSEKGIYAAAQVALDYLHTQMGVKPEDTVLEGQSLGSGVAVEMATRGQGARLILITPYTSIVDIGARLFPWLPARWLVRDPFDTASKAAGVSLPVLIIHGTKDEVVPVDMGERLGTIFPNATTLILPGKHHNNVTDPADVRERMFQFARGDGTRQAN, encoded by the coding sequence ATGAATCGTGTTCTCGGTCTGGCGAGGCGGGTGGTGCTCCGGATTCTGGTGTCCCTGGTCTTTGTCTACGTGAGCCTGTGTGTGCTGGTGTTCCTCAACCAGCGGCACCTGGTGTTCCCCGTGCCTCCGGGCGCGCGGGAGCCGAAGCTGTTCCAGTCCGCGCTGCTGCGCCTCCCCGGCCCCGAGGGCTCGACGGTGTACGCGTTCCACATGCCCGGACCTCCAGGCGCGCCCACGGTGGTGCACTTCCACGGCAACGGCGAGCAGTTGTCGGACGAGATCTGGCTGGGGCAGCGCTACCAGGAGGCCGGGCTCGGGTTCTACGCGGTGGAGTACCCAGGCTATGGGCTCGCGAAGGGCGGAGAGGGGCCCTCGGAGAAGGGCATCTACGCCGCGGCGCAGGTGGCGCTGGACTACCTGCACACCCAGATGGGCGTGAAGCCCGAGGACACAGTGCTGGAGGGCCAGTCGCTGGGCTCGGGCGTGGCGGTGGAGATGGCGACGCGAGGGCAGGGCGCGCGGTTGATCCTCATCACGCCCTACACCTCCATCGTGGACATTGGCGCGCGGCTGTTCCCGTGGCTGCCCGCGCGGTGGCTGGTGCGGGATCCGTTCGACACGGCCTCCAAGGCGGCGGGCGTGAGCCTGCCCGTGCTCATCATCCATGGGACGAAGGACGAGGTGGTCCCAGTGGACATGGGCGAGCGCCTGGGCACGATCTTCCCGAACGCCACCACGCTCATCCTCCCGGGCAAGCACCACAACAACGTGACCGACCCGGCGGACGTGCGCGAGCGGATGTTCCAGTTCGCGAGAGGAGACGGCACCCGTCAGGCCAATTGA
- a CDS encoding SPFH domain-containing protein → MSIRYMKAPPTTYVMRFRDGRVTREGPGLSFFYWTATTTVVAIPLASADVPFAFNEVTQDFQAVTLQGQLTYRVADPQRLAAQLDYSVKPSGGYASDDPSKLEERLVQAAQVRARSVVQTLPLRDVLVNASLLEDKVLLGLRESEAVRMLGVEVQGFSLLSIRPTPEMARALEAESREALQRRADEAIYARRNAAVEQERLIKESEIATDLSVEAGQRRIREARIAADIAVEDQRAAFMDRWSENERKAAEAKAYALEKTLGPVRDMDWKVLMAAAGGGGDPKLNIALAFRELAENAQKIGSVNVSPDLLNALLAAPGGSPERHG, encoded by the coding sequence ATGAGCATCCGGTACATGAAGGCGCCACCGACGACGTACGTCATGCGGTTCAGGGATGGACGGGTGACGCGCGAGGGGCCCGGCCTGTCCTTCTTCTACTGGACGGCCACCACCACCGTGGTCGCCATTCCCCTCGCCAGCGCGGACGTCCCGTTCGCCTTCAACGAGGTGACCCAGGACTTCCAGGCCGTCACCCTCCAGGGCCAGCTCACCTACCGCGTGGCGGATCCCCAGCGGCTCGCGGCGCAGCTGGACTACTCCGTGAAGCCCTCGGGCGGATACGCCTCGGATGACCCGTCCAAGCTGGAGGAGCGGCTCGTCCAGGCGGCCCAGGTGCGGGCCCGCTCCGTGGTGCAGACCCTGCCCCTGCGCGACGTGCTCGTGAACGCGAGCCTCCTCGAGGACAAGGTGCTCCTGGGCCTGCGCGAGTCCGAGGCCGTGCGGATGCTCGGCGTGGAGGTGCAGGGTTTCTCGCTGCTGTCGATCCGCCCCACCCCGGAGATGGCCCGGGCGCTGGAGGCCGAGTCCCGCGAGGCCCTGCAGCGGCGCGCCGACGAGGCCATCTACGCCCGCCGCAACGCCGCCGTGGAGCAGGAGCGGCTCATCAAGGAGAGCGAGATCGCCACCGACCTCTCCGTGGAGGCGGGCCAGCGGCGCATCCGCGAGGCGCGCATCGCCGCGGACATCGCCGTGGAGGATCAGCGCGCCGCCTTCATGGACCGCTGGAGCGAGAACGAGCGCAAGGCCGCCGAGGCCAAGGCCTATGCCCTGGAGAAGACGCTCGGCCCCGTGCGGGACATGGACTGGAAGGTGCTCATGGCGGCGGCGGGCGGCGGGGGCGATCCCAAGCTCAACATCGCGCTCGCCTTCCGGGAGCTGGCCGAGAACGCGCAGAAGATCGGCTCGGTGAACGTGTCTCCGGACCTGCTCAACGCGCTGCTCGCGGCCCCCGGCGGAAGTCCGGAACGCCATGGCTAG
- a CDS encoding alpha/beta fold hydrolase, giving the protein MPLLNVRGTRLYYEDSGGPGEPLVFSHGLLWSGRMFDKQVAALKDRYRCITYDHRGQGRSDVWPVDCVDMETVYEDGVALIEALGVGPCHFAGLSMGGFVGMRLAMRRPELLRSLVLMETSADPEPEQNVPRYKLLNFVARWFGLRWVSSQVMPIMFGRTFLEDPARAEERAEWERRLKENRRDIWRAVNGVIRRQGVHAELSRIRTPTLVLVGAEDVATVPAKAERLHAAIAGSRLVTMPRGGHTSSVEEAALVNAALTDFLAAVPRAATG; this is encoded by the coding sequence ATGCCCTTGCTGAACGTTCGCGGCACCCGCCTGTACTACGAGGACTCCGGAGGCCCGGGCGAGCCGCTCGTGTTCAGTCATGGCCTGCTGTGGAGCGGCCGGATGTTCGACAAGCAGGTGGCGGCGCTCAAGGACCGCTACCGCTGTATCACCTATGACCACCGGGGCCAGGGCCGCAGCGACGTGTGGCCCGTGGACTGCGTGGACATGGAGACGGTGTACGAGGACGGGGTGGCGCTCATCGAGGCGCTGGGCGTGGGCCCGTGCCACTTCGCGGGCCTGTCCATGGGCGGCTTCGTGGGCATGCGCCTCGCGATGCGCCGGCCGGAGCTCCTGCGCTCGCTCGTGCTGATGGAGACGTCGGCGGACCCCGAGCCCGAGCAGAACGTGCCGCGCTACAAGCTGCTCAACTTCGTGGCGCGCTGGTTCGGGCTGCGCTGGGTCTCCTCCCAGGTGATGCCCATCATGTTCGGCCGCACCTTCTTGGAGGATCCCGCGCGCGCCGAGGAGCGGGCCGAGTGGGAGCGGCGGCTGAAGGAGAACCGGCGGGACATCTGGCGCGCGGTCAACGGCGTCATCCGCCGCCAGGGCGTCCACGCGGAGCTGTCGCGCATCCGCACGCCCACGCTCGTCCTGGTGGGCGCCGAGGACGTGGCGACGGTGCCCGCCAAGGCCGAGCGCCTCCACGCGGCCATCGCGGGCTCGCGCCTGGTGACGATGCCCCGGGGCGGCCACACCTCCAGCGTGGAGGAGGCGGCGCTCGTCAACGCCGCGCTCACGGACTTCCTGGCCGCCGTCCCGCGCGCCGCCACAGGGTGA
- a CDS encoding error-prone DNA polymerase translates to MYAELVCRSNFSFLRGASHPEELVLAAAERGVSALALTDGDGLYGAVKAHLAAKAVGLKFLVASELTLLDGPPVVLYAQDARGYANLSRLLSKSRMLHPKGEAGLPWRELAEGNEGLLALLPHPVAASRVAPLAEAFADRFYVGVCRSLSSGDEARVAQAKALARELGAPLCAHNDVYTHHRGRQPLQDVLTAIRHKTTLAQLGTRRLPNAERTLKGPAEMARLFADCPEALERTLELAGRCHATLEGLRYHFSEEDLPPGHSTSTWLRELTYQGLQVRYPGGVPADVVKQIEHELKLIAALDFAGYFLAIWDIVRFARSRGILCQGRGSAANSAVCYALGVTAIDPVRMGLLFERFLSMERKEPPDIDVDFEHERREEVLQYVYEKHGRHRAGMVCEVICYRGRLALREVGKALGLSLDQVDRLAKVAGSHGGEMSPELLKEVGLSEEDRRVRQTLALAQEIEGTPRHLSIHVGGFVITREPLVEMIPVENAAMKGRTVVQWEKDDLEAVGVLKVDLLGLGMLTALAKCLELIRVHYGRDLSLATIPAEDPKVYEMLTNADSIGVFQIESRAQMNMLPRLKPRCFYDLVVEIALIRPGPIVGDMVHPYLRRREGREPVEYPSEDVRAILQKTLGVPLFQEQAMKLAMAVGGFSPAEADGLRRALSHKRAEERLGPFHQRFIEGGVARGYPPEYVDTLFKQFRGFAHYGFPESHSASFALLAYASSWLKCHYPAAFTAALLNSQPMGFYAPHTLVADAQRHGVPVLEVDVNHSGWDCTLEEGGLRLGLRMVRGLQDAVGRRVETFRDGKPFTSIGDLARRTRAPRHELARLALAGALGSLNRSRRDALWEIQALGPLEETDLFFGMAMDGTPAALPQMNIGDRVSTDFETVGVSLEKHPLELLRPALRKRGAVTAAGLERVPAGRRVAVGGMLICRQMPPTAKGFCFLSLEDETGIANLVLPPDAYARFRKDIHGALFLVGQGTLEKTGKVLNVKVQQLEPIISSMRL, encoded by the coding sequence GTGTACGCCGAGCTCGTGTGCCGCTCGAACTTCTCGTTTCTTCGCGGCGCCTCGCACCCCGAGGAACTGGTGCTGGCCGCGGCGGAGCGGGGCGTGTCCGCCTTGGCCCTGACGGACGGGGACGGGCTGTATGGCGCGGTGAAGGCGCACCTGGCGGCCAAGGCCGTGGGCCTCAAGTTCCTCGTCGCCAGCGAGCTGACGCTGCTGGATGGGCCGCCGGTGGTGCTGTACGCCCAGGACGCGCGGGGCTACGCGAACCTGAGCCGGCTGCTCTCCAAGAGCCGCATGCTGCACCCCAAGGGCGAGGCGGGCCTGCCGTGGCGCGAGCTGGCCGAGGGCAACGAGGGGTTGCTCGCGCTGCTGCCCCATCCCGTGGCGGCCTCCCGGGTGGCGCCCCTGGCCGAGGCCTTCGCCGACCGCTTCTACGTGGGGGTCTGCCGCTCGCTGTCCTCGGGGGACGAGGCCCGGGTGGCCCAGGCCAAGGCCCTGGCGCGGGAGCTGGGCGCGCCCCTGTGCGCGCACAACGACGTGTACACGCACCACCGGGGCCGCCAGCCGCTCCAGGACGTGCTCACCGCCATCCGCCACAAGACGACGCTCGCCCAGCTCGGCACGCGGCGCCTGCCCAACGCCGAGCGCACGCTCAAGGGCCCGGCGGAGATGGCGCGCCTGTTCGCCGACTGCCCCGAGGCCCTGGAGCGCACCCTGGAGCTGGCGGGCCGCTGCCACGCCACGCTGGAGGGCCTGCGCTACCACTTCTCCGAGGAGGACCTGCCCCCGGGCCACTCCACCTCCACCTGGCTGCGCGAGCTGACGTACCAGGGACTCCAGGTGCGCTACCCGGGCGGCGTGCCCGCGGACGTGGTGAAGCAGATCGAGCATGAGCTCAAGCTCATCGCGGCGCTGGACTTCGCGGGCTACTTCCTCGCCATCTGGGACATCGTCCGCTTCGCGCGCTCGCGGGGGATTCTCTGCCAGGGGCGCGGCAGCGCGGCGAACTCGGCGGTCTGCTACGCGCTGGGTGTCACGGCGATCGACCCGGTTCGCATGGGACTGCTCTTCGAGCGCTTCCTGAGCATGGAGCGCAAGGAGCCGCCGGACATCGACGTGGACTTCGAGCACGAGCGGCGCGAGGAGGTGCTCCAGTACGTCTACGAGAAGCACGGCCGGCACCGCGCGGGCATGGTGTGCGAGGTCATCTGCTACCGGGGACGGCTGGCGCTGCGCGAGGTGGGCAAGGCGCTCGGGCTGTCGTTGGACCAGGTGGACCGGCTGGCGAAGGTGGCGGGCTCGCACGGCGGCGAGATGTCGCCGGAGCTGCTCAAGGAAGTGGGCCTCTCCGAGGAGGACCGGCGGGTGCGGCAGACGCTCGCGCTGGCCCAGGAGATCGAGGGCACGCCCCGGCACCTGTCCATCCACGTGGGCGGCTTCGTCATCACCCGCGAGCCCCTGGTGGAGATGATCCCCGTGGAGAACGCGGCCATGAAGGGCCGCACCGTGGTGCAGTGGGAAAAGGACGACCTGGAGGCGGTGGGCGTCCTCAAGGTGGACCTGCTGGGGCTCGGCATGCTGACGGCGCTGGCCAAGTGCCTGGAGCTCATCCGCGTGCACTACGGCAGGGACTTGTCGCTGGCCACGATTCCAGCGGAGGACCCCAAGGTCTACGAGATGTTGACCAATGCGGACTCGATCGGCGTGTTCCAGATCGAGAGCCGGGCGCAGATGAACATGCTGCCGAGGCTCAAGCCGCGCTGCTTCTACGACCTGGTGGTGGAGATCGCCCTCATCCGGCCCGGCCCCATCGTGGGCGACATGGTGCACCCGTACCTGCGGCGGCGCGAGGGCCGTGAGCCGGTGGAGTACCCCTCGGAGGACGTGCGGGCGATCCTCCAGAAGACGCTCGGGGTGCCGCTCTTCCAGGAGCAGGCGATGAAGCTGGCCATGGCGGTGGGCGGCTTCTCCCCGGCGGAGGCGGACGGCCTGCGCCGGGCGCTCTCGCACAAGCGGGCCGAGGAGCGGCTGGGCCCCTTCCACCAGCGCTTCATCGAGGGCGGCGTGGCCCGGGGCTACCCGCCCGAGTACGTGGACACGCTCTTCAAGCAGTTCCGGGGCTTCGCGCACTACGGCTTCCCGGAGAGCCACTCGGCGAGCTTCGCGCTGCTGGCCTACGCGTCCTCGTGGCTCAAGTGCCACTACCCGGCGGCGTTCACCGCGGCCCTGCTCAACTCGCAGCCCATGGGCTTCTACGCCCCGCACACCCTGGTGGCGGACGCCCAGCGGCACGGGGTGCCGGTGCTGGAGGTGGACGTGAACCACTCGGGCTGGGACTGCACGCTGGAGGAGGGCGGGCTGCGGCTGGGCCTGCGCATGGTGCGGGGCCTCCAGGACGCGGTGGGCCGGCGGGTGGAGACGTTCCGTGACGGCAAGCCCTTCACGAGCATTGGAGACCTGGCGCGCCGCACGCGGGCACCCCGGCACGAGCTGGCGCGGCTGGCGCTGGCGGGGGCGCTGGGCAGCCTCAACCGCTCGCGGCGCGACGCGCTGTGGGAGATCCAGGCCCTGGGCCCGCTGGAGGAGACGGACCTGTTCTTCGGCATGGCGATGGACGGAACGCCGGCGGCGCTGCCGCAGATGAACATCGGAGACCGGGTGAGCACGGACTTCGAGACGGTGGGCGTGTCGCTGGAGAAGCACCCGCTGGAGCTGCTGCGGCCCGCGCTGCGCAAGCGGGGCGCGGTGACGGCGGCGGGCCTGGAGCGGGTGCCCGCGGGCCGGCGCGTGGCGGTGGGCGGCATGCTCATCTGTCGGCAGATGCCGCCCACGGCCAAGGGCTTCTGCTTCCTGTCCCTGGAGGACGAGACGGGCATCGCCAACCTCGTGCTGCCCCCGGACGCCTATGCGCGCTTTCGCAAGGACATCCACGGCGCGCTGTTCCTGGTGGGCCAGGGCACGCTGGAGAAGACGGGCAAGGTGCTCAACGTGAAGGTGCAGCAGCTCGAGCCCATCATCTCCTCGATGCGGCTGTGA
- a CDS encoding NAD+ kinase, producing MARHYEKIVLVTRATRLDELVRRFNTRSQARFYLEHADQDFEDYVREDDTYRRALDALHGQLSLGLPVQQVDRSLVPTFLFGEKDLVVALGQDGLVANVAKYVGHQPLVGVNPDPSRFDGVLLPFSVAQSRQAVRQTLESRARWRSVTLAEVVLSDGQRLVAFNDLFLGARTHVSARYTLRHGEDTETQSSSGIIVSTGVGASGWLSSVFNQARGLTRDTGGAPGEDFALEWEDPRLAFVVREPFVSRHSSARRVSGFIRAESELVVESRMPSGGVIFSDGVEEDFLAFNAGTTARVHPAARRALLIVP from the coding sequence ATGGCTAGGCATTACGAAAAGATCGTCCTCGTCACCCGCGCGACGCGGCTCGACGAATTGGTGCGGCGCTTCAACACCCGCTCCCAGGCACGCTTCTACCTGGAGCACGCCGACCAGGACTTCGAGGACTACGTGCGGGAGGACGACACCTACCGCCGGGCCCTGGATGCCCTGCACGGGCAGTTGTCCTTGGGGCTCCCGGTGCAGCAGGTGGACCGCTCGCTGGTGCCCACCTTCCTCTTCGGGGAGAAGGACCTGGTCGTGGCCCTGGGTCAGGACGGCCTGGTGGCGAACGTGGCCAAGTACGTGGGCCATCAGCCCCTGGTGGGCGTCAATCCGGACCCCTCGCGTTTCGATGGCGTGCTGCTGCCCTTCTCCGTCGCGCAGTCCCGGCAGGCGGTGCGCCAGACGCTGGAGTCCCGGGCCCGCTGGCGCTCGGTGACGCTCGCCGAGGTGGTGCTGAGCGATGGCCAGCGGCTGGTCGCGTTCAATGACTTGTTCCTCGGGGCCCGCACGCACGTGTCCGCCCGCTACACCCTGCGCCACGGAGAGGACACCGAGACCCAGTCCTCCAGCGGCATCATCGTGTCCACGGGCGTGGGCGCGAGCGGCTGGCTCTCCTCGGTGTTCAACCAGGCCCGGGGCCTGACGCGCGACACCGGGGGCGCGCCGGGCGAGGACTTCGCGCTCGAGTGGGAAGATCCCCGTCTGGCCTTCGTGGTCCGCGAGCCCTTCGTCAGCCGACACTCCTCGGCGCGCCGGGTGTCGGGGTTCATCCGCGCGGAGTCGGAGCTGGTGGTGGAGTCCCGGATGCCCTCGGGCGGGGTCATCTTTAGCGACGGCGTGGAGGAGGACTTCCTCGCCTTCAACGCGGGCACCACCGCCCGCGTGCACCCGGCGGCGCGCCGGGCCCTGCTCATCGTGCCGTGA
- a CDS encoding DUF3142 domain-containing protein, whose protein sequence is MWQRDWSPALVEAVTQAPTELGVLRVLARERSGVARAPVDIAVDAEALARSGREVVAVMRVEGTAPLDGVSLQEVVTHARAWRARGVRVRGVELDHDCATASLAAYADWLAREQKALGDLSLSITALPTWSESPRLEALTAQVDTLVLQVHAVRAPTLFSAVEARRYLEAWTRASSRPFHVALPTYRVRLRDGTPLAAEPTEVARFLADLRARPVPQVSGLVWFRLGHRGDADAWSLPTLTAVLRGESLTPHLQPRLVDAGGGTLDIVLENTGRVDAEAPTRLTLSGRLEVLDGVAGYAARGTSLVARTPPRLRVGERRVIGFVRGSEVALAAP, encoded by the coding sequence GTGTGGCAGCGCGACTGGAGTCCGGCGCTCGTGGAGGCCGTCACCCAGGCCCCCACCGAGCTGGGCGTGCTCCGGGTCCTGGCGCGGGAGCGCTCGGGGGTGGCGCGCGCGCCCGTGGACATCGCGGTCGACGCGGAGGCCCTGGCCCGGAGTGGTCGCGAGGTGGTGGCGGTGATGCGCGTGGAGGGCACGGCACCCCTCGATGGGGTCTCCCTCCAGGAAGTCGTCACGCACGCACGGGCCTGGCGCGCGCGGGGCGTGCGGGTCCGGGGCGTGGAGCTCGATCATGACTGCGCCACCGCGTCGCTCGCGGCGTACGCGGACTGGCTGGCGCGCGAGCAGAAGGCGCTCGGCGACCTGTCGCTCTCCATCACCGCGCTGCCCACGTGGAGCGAGTCGCCCCGGCTCGAAGCGCTCACCGCCCAGGTGGACACGCTCGTGCTCCAGGTGCACGCGGTGCGCGCCCCCACCCTCTTCTCGGCCGTGGAGGCGCGGCGCTACCTGGAGGCGTGGACACGGGCCTCGTCCCGGCCCTTCCACGTCGCCCTGCCCACCTACCGCGTGCGGCTGCGCGACGGCACGCCCCTCGCGGCCGAGCCGACCGAGGTGGCCCGCTTCCTCGCGGACCTGCGCGCGCGTCCGGTGCCCCAGGTGTCGGGCCTCGTCTGGTTCCGGCTCGGCCACCGGGGGGACGCGGACGCGTGGAGCCTGCCCACGCTCACGGCGGTCCTCCGGGGCGAGTCCCTGACGCCCCACTTGCAGCCGCGACTGGTGGACGCGGGCGGCGGCACGCTGGACATCGTCCTGGAGAACACCGGCCGCGTGGATGCCGAGGCCCCCACGCGCCTCACCCTTTCTGGAAGACTCGAGGTGCTCGATGGCGTGGCGGGTTATGCCGCGCGTGGCACCTCCCTCGTGGCGCGCACGCCTCCCCGCCTGCGCGTGGGCGAGCGACGTGTCATCGGCTTCGTGCGGGGCTCCGAGGTGGCGCTTGCGGCTCCGTGA